From Toxorhynchites rutilus septentrionalis strain SRP chromosome 2, ASM2978413v1, whole genome shotgun sequence, a single genomic window includes:
- the LOC129770038 gene encoding uncharacterized protein LOC129770038, giving the protein MAFLFKIIACLTLLSLAAAEYGEEEEHHHHQHLEPEVGFSYAKFSGPVSGPAHEIHVEDKHGHGHAIDYVAKPDYHFEYGVEDPKSKVSQSRKEHRHEDELHGEYSVQQPDGKLRVVKYSANKHTGFHAEVLIDGKPLYQEELAKLAQEAQEQSSRAHEHSYQEEEPSYGGHEGQTYEADESSSYGSDEGGHEYYH; this is encoded by the exons ATGGCGTTCCTGTTTAAA aTCATTGCCTGTCTCACCTTGCTGTCGCTGGCAGCGGCCGAATATGGCGAAGAGGAAGAGCACCACCACCATCAACATCTCGAACCAGAGGTGGGCTTCTCGTACGCCAAGTTCAGTGGACCGGTCAGTGGACCCGCTCACGAAATCCACGTCGAAGACAAGCACGGCCACGGCCACGCCATCGATTATGTGGCCAAGCCGGACTACCACTTCGAGTACGGAGTAGAGGATCCCAAAAGCAAGGTTTCGCAGAGCCGCAAGGAACATCGCCACGAGGATGAGCTGCACGGAGAATATAGCGTCCAGCAGCCGGACGGTAAGCTGCGTGTCGTTAAGTACTCCGCCAACAAGCACACCGGATTCCACGCTGAAGTGTTGATCGATGGAAAGCCACTGTACCAGGAGGAACTGGCCAAGCTGGCCCAGGAAGCCCAGGAACAGAGTTCCCGGGCTCACGAACATTCCTATCAGGAGGAGGAGCCTTCGTATGGTGGCCATGAGGGGCAGACCTACGAGGCCGATGAATCCTCATCCTACGGAAGCGACGAGGGCGGCCACGAGTACTACCACTGA